In one Staphylococcus lutrae genomic region, the following are encoded:
- a CDS encoding DNA-3-methyladenine glycosylase I, with amino-acid sequence MNPCAFGTTDPLYLAYHDDEWGKPIYDSQQLFQLLALESQHAGLSWLTILKKKAAYQQAFYHFDPFQIAQMTPEDIQALMTFPNIIHHRPKLEAIVAQAQGYLQIEKEHGHFSDWIWSFVDGQPIDFRYTSVDQRITVNATATRLSQKLKDYNFKFIGPVTAFSFMEAAGLYNSHLMSCPHR; translated from the coding sequence ATGAACCCCTGCGCATTCGGTACGACAGATCCACTTTATTTAGCATATCATGATGATGAATGGGGAAAGCCCATCTATGATTCTCAACAATTATTTCAACTATTGGCACTTGAATCACAACATGCCGGCTTGTCCTGGTTAACAATTCTTAAAAAGAAAGCAGCCTACCAACAAGCGTTTTATCACTTTGATCCTTTTCAAATCGCGCAAATGACGCCAGAGGACATTCAAGCTTTAATGACTTTTCCAAATATCATTCATCATCGTCCAAAATTGGAAGCCATCGTTGCACAAGCGCAAGGCTATCTTCAAATCGAAAAAGAACATGGCCATTTCAGTGATTGGATTTGGTCTTTTGTAGACGGACAACCTATTGACTTTCGTTATACTTCTGTCGATCAACGGATCACTGTTAACGCTACTGCAACACGACTCTCACAAAAATTAAAAGACTACAATTTTAAATTTATTGGACCCGTAACGGCTTTTTCATTTATGGAAGCTGCTGGACTTTATAACAGTCATCTCATGTCCTGTCCCCATCGTTAA
- a CDS encoding AbrB family transcriptional regulator, with translation MAQNKILNQLIVLGFTLLFSGILFRFHVMLPWMFGPIFASIFVVKGLKRDVQWPNWLSSLGLILLGVQIGTSFTKNVIDDIKNGWFSIILISVLLLFMSLVVSIGFRKIARVNRETALLSVIPGALSQMIVMAEENKKADILVVSLAQTSRVIFVVLLVPLITFFFKDTHTQIWTGKKVTYLTEVLNLGDIIIIAMGIFVMYYVMKWLHFPTQMLMAPIVVLIIWNFVTEMNFTLDAPIIAGAQVIYMIRIGIQIAHLTHRLKGRIAIAIAYQNVLLIFGALVMVYFVQFINHAPLDELFLGAAPGGMSQIVLVALDIGTDVAKVSSYHIFRIFFILFLIAPLISYYLKHLTRKN, from the coding sequence TTGGCGCAAAACAAAATTTTGAATCAATTGATTGTGCTTGGTTTTACTTTGCTTTTTAGTGGGATATTATTTCGATTTCATGTGATGTTACCGTGGATGTTCGGCCCGATATTTGCTAGCATTTTTGTTGTTAAAGGACTAAAGCGAGACGTTCAATGGCCTAATTGGTTGAGTAGTCTCGGTTTAATTTTATTAGGCGTCCAAATTGGGACCTCATTTACAAAAAATGTCATTGATGATATAAAAAATGGTTGGTTTTCAATTATTCTTATCAGTGTATTACTTCTATTCATGTCGTTAGTCGTATCAATAGGGTTTAGAAAAATTGCACGCGTCAATAGAGAGACAGCTTTATTAAGTGTCATACCTGGTGCACTCAGTCAAATGATTGTCATGGCAGAAGAGAATAAAAAGGCGGATATTTTAGTTGTGAGTTTGGCACAAACATCTCGGGTGATTTTTGTTGTGCTACTCGTTCCACTCATTACTTTCTTTTTTAAAGATACACATACACAAATTTGGACGGGAAAAAAAGTAACTTATCTCACGGAAGTGTTAAATCTTGGGGATATCATCATCATCGCAATGGGGATATTTGTGATGTATTATGTGATGAAATGGCTTCATTTCCCGACTCAAATGTTGATGGCTCCGATAGTGGTCTTAATTATTTGGAATTTCGTTACTGAAATGAACTTCACACTTGACGCGCCAATCATAGCGGGTGCACAAGTGATTTATATGATACGTATCGGGATTCAAATCGCTCATTTAACGCATCGCTTAAAAGGGAGAATTGCTATTGCAATCGCCTATCAAAATGTTTTGCTTATTTTTGGCGCACTCGTTATGGTGTATTTTGTTCAATTCATCAATCATGCACCGTTAGACGAACTCTTTTTAGGTGCAGCGCCTGGAGGAATGAGTCAAATTGTTTTAGTGGCTTTAGATATCGGAACGGATGTGGCCAAGGTATCGAGTTATCATATATTCCGTATATTCTTTATCCTATTTTTAATTGCACCGCTCATCAGCTATTACTTGAAACATTTAACAAGAAAAAATTAA
- the hemL gene encoding glutamate-1-semialdehyde 2,1-aminomutase, whose translation MRYNKSIKAFETAEKLMPGGVNSPVRAFQSVDTPAIFMERGEGARIYDIDGNEYIDYVLSWGPLILGHRHPKVIEGIQEVLQRGTSFGASTLDENRLAELVIERVPSIEKVRMVSSGTEATLDTLRLARGFTGKNKIIKFEGNYHGHSDSLLIKAGSGVATLGLPDSPGVPEGTAKNTITVPYNDLTAVQAAFDKYGDDIAAVIVEPVAGNMGVVPPINQFLQGLREITKANDALLIFDEVMTGFRVGYHCAQGYYNVTPDLTCLGKVIGGGLPVGAFGGRQDIMDCIAPSGDIYQAGTLSGNPLAMTSGYMTLSQLTPESYDYFNALGDLLEKGLKDVFSQHQVPLTVNRAGSMIGFFLNEGPVTNFKEANRSDLALFSKLYRELALQGIFLPPSQFEGMFLSTAHTKEDIALTVKAFDEALSRVKQSY comes from the coding sequence GTGCGATATAATAAATCAATCAAAGCTTTTGAAACAGCAGAAAAATTAATGCCAGGTGGTGTCAATAGTCCTGTTCGTGCTTTCCAATCTGTAGATACACCAGCCATTTTTATGGAACGTGGTGAAGGGGCTAGAATTTATGATATTGACGGTAATGAATACATTGATTACGTTCTCAGTTGGGGACCACTGATTTTGGGGCATCGTCACCCTAAAGTGATTGAAGGGATTCAAGAGGTACTACAACGTGGCACTAGTTTTGGTGCATCGACGTTAGATGAAAATCGGCTTGCTGAATTAGTCATTGAACGTGTCCCATCCATTGAAAAAGTTAGAATGGTGTCCTCTGGTACGGAAGCAACATTAGATACTTTACGATTAGCGCGTGGTTTTACTGGGAAAAATAAAATCATTAAATTCGAAGGGAATTATCATGGGCATAGCGACTCACTACTGATCAAAGCTGGATCAGGTGTCGCGACGCTAGGGTTACCCGACTCACCAGGTGTTCCTGAAGGGACTGCAAAAAATACCATTACCGTGCCATATAATGATTTAACTGCTGTTCAAGCTGCATTTGATAAATACGGCGATGATATTGCAGCTGTGATTGTTGAACCTGTAGCGGGAAATATGGGCGTTGTGCCACCGATTAATCAATTTTTACAAGGCTTGCGTGAGATAACGAAGGCGAATGATGCATTGTTGATTTTTGATGAAGTCATGACAGGCTTTCGAGTAGGGTATCACTGTGCCCAAGGTTATTACAATGTTACGCCAGATTTAACGTGTCTTGGTAAAGTCATTGGTGGTGGACTTCCTGTTGGTGCATTTGGTGGTCGTCAAGACATTATGGATTGTATTGCACCAAGTGGTGACATTTATCAAGCGGGAACACTTTCCGGGAATCCTTTAGCCATGACAAGTGGTTATATGACGTTAAGTCAATTGACGCCAGAAAGCTATGATTATTTTAATGCGTTGGGTGATCTTTTAGAAAAAGGGCTTAAAGACGTATTTAGTCAACATCAAGTTCCGTTAACGGTGAATAGAGCGGGTTCTATGATCGGATTTTTCTTAAATGAGGGGCCTGTTACGAATTTTAAAGAAGCGAATCGTTCTGATTTAGCATTGTTTAGCAAATTATATCGAGAATTGGCGCTACAAGGTATCTTTTTACCTCCTTCGCAATTTGAAGGCATGTTTTTATCGACAGCGCATACAAAAGAAGATATTGCGTTAACAGTAAAAGCGTTCGATGAGGCGTTAAGTCGAGTTAAGCAATCCTATTGA
- the hemB gene encoding porphobilinogen synthase: MQFDRHRRLRSSKSMRDMVRETHVRKEDLIYPIFVVEKENVKTEIQSLPGVYQISLNLLHDEIKEAYDLGIRAIMFFGIPNEKDACGTGAFIDDGVIQQATRIAKSMYEDLLVLADTCLCEYTDHGHCGLIDPHTHDVDNDETLPLLVQTAISQVKAGADIIAPSNMMDGFVAAIRKGLDEAGYYHIPIMSYGIKYASSFYGPFRDAAESTPSFGDRKTYQMDPANRLEAMRELESDLKEGADMMIVKPALSYLDIIRDVRNHSQIPIVAYNVSGEYSMTKAAALNGWIDEEKVVMEQMVSMKRAGADMIITYFAKDICHYLDQQ, from the coding sequence ATGCAATTTGATCGACATAGACGTTTAAGATCATCGAAATCCATGCGTGATATGGTAAGAGAGACACATGTAAGAAAGGAAGACTTAATTTATCCTATTTTCGTAGTAGAAAAAGAGAACGTAAAAACTGAAATTCAATCCCTTCCTGGTGTGTATCAAATCAGCTTAAATCTCCTTCATGATGAAATAAAAGAAGCATATGATTTAGGGATTCGTGCCATCATGTTTTTCGGTATTCCTAACGAAAAAGATGCATGTGGTACAGGCGCATTTATCGATGATGGTGTCATCCAGCAAGCAACACGTATCGCAAAATCTATGTATGAGGATTTATTGGTTCTAGCAGATACATGTTTATGTGAGTATACAGATCATGGACACTGTGGTTTAATCGATCCACATACGCATGATGTTGATAATGATGAGACATTACCTTTGCTCGTTCAGACGGCAATTTCTCAAGTCAAGGCAGGTGCGGATATTATTGCACCGAGTAATATGATGGATGGATTTGTTGCAGCGATTCGAAAAGGATTAGACGAAGCAGGGTATTATCATATTCCAATAATGAGTTATGGTATCAAATATGCATCCAGCTTTTACGGACCATTTCGTGATGCAGCAGAGTCCACGCCTTCGTTTGGGGATCGAAAAACGTATCAAATGGATCCAGCCAATCGTCTTGAAGCGATGCGAGAGCTTGAGTCAGATTTAAAAGAGGGCGCGGATATGATGATTGTGAAGCCAGCGTTGAGCTATTTAGATATCATTCGAGACGTGCGTAATCATAGTCAAATCCCTATTGTGGCATATAATGTGAGCGGTGAATATAGTATGACTAAAGCGGCAGCATTGAATGGTTGGATTGATGAAGAAAAAGTTGTAATGGAACAAATGGTTTCAATGAAGCGTGCGGGTGCAGATATGATTATTACTTATTTTGCCAAAGATATTTGTCATTACTTAGATCAACAATAA
- a CDS encoding uroporphyrinogen-III synthase yields the protein MKPTVVMSQTHHFNDERAKIVHLPFKSIQPLTFDQSILDNHYHWLVFTSKNAVAIFLPYLKYTRYERLAVIGEKTKEYCEKQGLQVDFYPNDYSQEGFLEMFSAQQGERILIPSSIEARPLLYEALGASGLQVTKIDLYEAKTVVRHIEKTIALIARGEIDAVTFASASAVRAFFERYHAHTFTRFYAIGQQTAHVIQSYGYPCSIADIQTLEAMITKIIEERVH from the coding sequence ATGAAGCCTACTGTAGTGATGAGCCAAACGCATCACTTTAATGATGAACGAGCAAAAATTGTTCATTTGCCATTTAAGTCGATTCAGCCTTTAACTTTCGATCAATCGATATTGGATAATCACTATCATTGGCTCGTCTTCACTTCGAAAAATGCAGTCGCGATTTTCCTACCTTATTTGAAATACACCCGTTATGAACGGTTGGCAGTGATTGGTGAGAAGACTAAAGAATATTGTGAAAAACAAGGGTTGCAAGTTGATTTTTATCCTAATGATTATTCACAAGAAGGGTTTTTAGAAATGTTTTCTGCACAACAAGGAGAACGTATACTGATACCATCAAGCATTGAAGCACGTCCGTTACTTTATGAAGCACTGGGAGCGTCTGGTTTGCAAGTGACCAAAATTGATTTGTATGAAGCTAAGACAGTCGTGCGACATATTGAAAAAACAATCGCATTGATTGCACGTGGAGAAATAGATGCGGTGACTTTTGCGAGTGCATCTGCAGTTCGTGCATTTTTTGAACGCTATCATGCACACACATTCACCCGTTTTTACGCCATCGGGCAACAAACGGCACACGTCATTCAATCTTATGGTTATCCTTGTTCAATCGCTGACATTCAAACTTTGGAAGCAATGATTACTAAAATAATAGAAGAGAGGGTTCATTAA